TCTGATGTTGGTCCAGGCTTCATGTCCTCGTTGAACAAAGCAAACAAATAGACTTCTAGCTTCATGTTAGGCCGCAAAGGTGTACCTTCGTTCTTGAGTTGCCtcctcaaaatatttttgctaTAGGCTGCTGCATTATCAACTATAGCACCAACTTCATCCGCGTCCCCTTTTGATGGCCAACCAGTCTCTGACACCCCAACTTCAATTCCACCAAAACCCATTCTGGCAATTGCAAAAAGAACAGCATCGACTTGAGCATACAGCATATTGTCGTAGTGTAACTTGGTGTAGGGGTCAACCATGCCTGCGTTAGGGTTAAAGAGCACATAATCCAAGGGTACCTCATCAGGTTTATCCTTGTAAGCGAAATATGGGTATGCATTGATCCAAAATGGTGCTTTAGTGCTTGACAAGAACTGTAAATATTGTGACATGATTCCTGAGACCTCAGTTTTGAAACTGCCAGCTGAAGGAGGGTATGATTCAGCGAGGACCGCTAAAGAATTGGGTGTTGAGACTTGAATGTAAGTATCTAGGCCTAATTGAGCAAGTGCGCCATGAATGCTGACTATGGCTGGAACAACAGAGGCTAGTAATGTTGTATCACTGTCGGTGAAGACCTCATTTCCTACAGCGATTCCTGTAATTCTTGTGGCCGGGAAATATGGCTTGATGTGGTTACTAACCCACTGAAGGGCTTGTTGAGGATCCATTAGAACAGCTAGCATTTGGTTTTCAACAGTGACAATCAGCTCAACGTTAGAGTTGGCAAATGCTGTCAATACTTGAGGATTGGTATCATAGATTCTTGCCTTTGTGAGCTTAAGGGAGCTCAAGAGATCAAGAACCTTCTCTGGCTGTGGCAAATTGTTGCCAACTTGACCATAGTTGATACCAAGGGATGTGACTCCACGTAGAAATCCATAATTGTCTGTTAACAAAGCAGGCAATAATTAACATTAGTGGAAACCCaataaaagaagtaaaaaaaaacgttGAAATGTACATTAATGTTGAAGCTTTGAGAATGAAACACTAAGGAAATATATAGAAATGCATTTAGTACCTGAAGAAGTTagaaaaagtagaagaaaaatatgaattatgGCAATTCTTATACAAAACAACGCCATGGAGCagaggggggagagagagagagagagaggatgaggATTTTGGGAGTTCTAAACTGAGATGGGAAGAGAATAGATATAGAGAGAAGGAAGCCGTAAAGGGAAATTGTgaattcttttctttacttgttCGAAAATTTTTAGAGGCAAGAGGTAAACTTCCTTCCCTGTTTTGCCTTTGGCTCTTGGCCTTTAGC
The DNA window shown above is from Populus trichocarpa isolate Nisqually-1 chromosome 4, P.trichocarpa_v4.1, whole genome shotgun sequence and carries:
- the LOC7463006 gene encoding glucan endo-1,3-beta-glucosidase 11 — its product is MALFCIRIAIIHIFLLLFLTSSDNYGFLRGVTSLGINYGQVGNNLPQPEKVLDLLSSLKLTKARIYDTNPQVLTAFANSNVELIVTVENQMLAVLMDPQQALQWVSNHIKPYFPATRITGIAVGNEVFTDSDTTLLASVVPAIVSIHGALAQLGLDTYIQVSTPNSLAVLAESYPPSAGSFKTEVSGIMSQYLQFLSSTKAPFWINAYPYFAYKDKPDEVPLDYVLFNPNAGMVDPYTKLHYDNMLYAQVDAVLFAIARMGFGGIEVGVSETGWPSKGDADEVGAIVDNAAAYSKNILRRQLKNEGTPLRPNMKLEVYLFALFNEDMKPGPTSERNYGLFQPDCTMVYNVGISALSSPSSTSSASISDLASSATKDTSMESLVYLQFMIFLTFHVFMRRAY